In Bifidobacterium scardovii JCM 12489 = DSM 13734, the genomic stretch GAACATCTGCAGCACGACGATGGCGCCGAGCAGGAACGGGATCGCGTAGAAGATATCGATCAGTCGGCTCAGCAGCGCGTCGACCCAGCCGCCGAAGAAGCCGGCGACCGCGCCGATCAGCGTGCCGACGCACACCACGATCAGAGTGCTCAGGATGCCGACGGACAGCGAGGTGCGCGTGCCGTACACGGTGCGCGCGAACACGTCGCAGCCCTGGAAGTCGTAGCCGAACGGATGGCCGGCCTCCGGGTCGCCCAGGGAGTTGTCGAGGTTGCAGTAGTTCGGGTCGATCTTGGTGAACAGGCCCGGGAAGAGCGCCACGATCAGGATGAAGATGATCATGATGCCCGAGATGATGAACAGCGGGTTCTTGCGCAGCGTGCGCCACGCGTCGGCCCACATGCTCGTGGCCGGGGCGGATTCGTCGACCTTGTCGACGTCCTGCAGCGGGGTCTCGTCGATCGGGGCGACGTAGCGCTCCTGTCCGGGCAGCACCTCGTCGGAGGGGAATGTGGTCTTTTCGTCAGTCATTGGATTCCACCCTCCCTATCAGGCGTAACGGATACGCGGGTCAAGCGCCGCGTACAGCAGGTCGACGATCAGGTTGCAGATCACGAAGATGAGCAGCAGCAGGGTGACGATGGACACCACAAGGTTGCCCTCGCCCTTGAGGATGCTCTGGTACGTGAGGAAGCCGACGCCGTGGATGTTGAAGATCTGCTCGGAGATCATCGCGCCGCCCATCAGGGCGCCCAGGTCCTGGCCGAGGTAGGTGACGACGGGGATCAGCGAGTTGCGCAGCACGTGGCGCAGCATCACGGAGCCGTTGCTCATGCCCTTGGCGCGCGCGGTGCGCACGTAGTCCTCGGCGATGTTCGAGGAGATCTCGGAACGGGACAGGCGGATGATGTACGCCATCGATCCGGAGCCGAGCACCATGGCCGGGAACAGCAGATCGTAGAAGCCGGGGTCGGAGCCGGCGGTCACCGGGATGATGCTCCACTGCACGCCGAGGAAATACTGGCCGGCGAAACCGGTGACGAAGGTCGGCACGGAGATGAGCAGCAGGGATACGATCAGGATGACCGTGTCGTACCACTTGCCCTTCTTCAGACCGGAGATGACTCCGAAGATGACGCCGAAGATGGCCTCGAAGCAGAACGCCATGATGCCGAGGCGGATGGTCACCGGGAACGCGCGGGCGATTTCGCTGATGACCGGCTGCCCGGCGAAGGTGTTGCCGAAGTTCAGCGTGAACGCGTTCTTCAGGAACAGCAGGTACTGGACGATGAATGGCTTGTCGAGGTTGTATTCGGCGCGGATCTGGGCGGCGACGGCTTCATTGACCGGCTTGTCACCGAACATCGCCTTGACCGGATCGCCCGGCAGCGCGAAGACGAGTGCATAGACCAGCAGTGTCGCACCGAGAACCACGGGAATCATCTGCAGAATACGTCGCAGAAGATATTTGCCCATCGGTTTCTCCTTATTCTTATGGACCGGCCGCATCAAAAATAAGGCGCGCCATGGGCGCGCAACATGCTGTCCGATCGCTAAGTACCCCGTAAGTCTACCCCATAGGTCGGTCGTAATGTTTCGTGATGATGACGTGAAGATGACAATACGGCGATTTTCCGCGGTTTATCGGGGTCCATCAGGCACCACGATCCGGACGCCAGCGGGGGCCGGCACTCGCCGACGGCACGCACGGGCGCATCGCGCCGCACGGGGATGGCGGCGGAGACGACATGCGGCAGTTCATATCACTGCTTCGTTGAGTGATTCTGGCTCCCCTCGCTGAGGGGAGCCAGAATCACCATGTCGCAGACCACTGGCGCAACGCAGACATGACAAAGGCGGGGGACGAATCGTTCGTCCCCCGCCTTTGTCATGTCGTGCCGCCGGCGTGCGGTCACCGGGCCGTCAATCGGCCGTATGCCCGCCCGCCGGAGCTTCGGTCACCGTTGCGGTCACTTGGACAGCGTCAGGTTCTCGTAGATCGGCACGTTCTGCCAGTTCATCTCGAAGCCCTGGACGTCCAGCGAGGTCACGGCCACGGCGTTGCTGTAGTACAGCGGGATGGCCGGCAGGTCGTTGAGCAGGATCTCCTGCGCCTGCTGGTACAGCTTGTTGGCGTCGTCGGTGGACTGCGCGGCGTAGGCCTTGGTCATCAGGTCGTCGAACTTGGGGTTCTTGTAGTCGCCGTCGTTCGAGCCGTTGCCGTCGGCGGCGGCCGAGTCGTACAGCTGGAACAGGTAGTTCTCAGCCGACGGGTAGTCGGGCTGCCAGCCGGTGCGGAACGCGCCCTTGATCTGGCGCTCGGAAACGGCGTTGCGGAACTCCTGGAAGGTCGGCATCGGGTTGGTGGCCACGTCGATGCCCAGGTTGTTCTTGAGCTGGTTGACGATGGCGTCGTAGATCGGCTTGGCGCCGCCGTCCGCGTTGTACGCGAAGGTCAGCTGGCCGTCGTACTTGGAGATGGCGTCGGCCTTGGCCCACAGTTCCTTGGCCTTGGCGGCGTTGAACTTCAGGTTCTCGACGCCCTTGAGGGAGTCGGAGTAGCCCGGGGTCAGCGGGGA encodes the following:
- a CDS encoding ABC transporter permease; the encoded protein is MTDEKTTFPSDEVLPGQERYVAPIDETPLQDVDKVDESAPATSMWADAWRTLRKNPLFIISGIMIIFILIVALFPGLFTKIDPNYCNLDNSLGDPEAGHPFGYDFQGCDVFARTVYGTRTSLSVGILSTLIVVCVGTLIGAVAGFFGGWVDALLSRLIDIFYAIPFLLGAIVVLQMFRTNSSIWKVVLVLALFGWVSTARIARGSVMEAKNLEFNTASTALGSTPMRNLFRHIIPNAMAPIIVIGTTSLGSYIVSEATLSFLGIGLPTTTVSWGGDISQAQTNLMTNPMVLFYPSVALALTVLSFIMMGDAVKDALDPKSRTA
- a CDS encoding ABC transporter permease, with the protein product MGKYLLRRILQMIPVVLGATLLVYALVFALPGDPVKAMFGDKPVNEAVAAQIRAEYNLDKPFIVQYLLFLKNAFTLNFGNTFAGQPVISEIARAFPVTIRLGIMAFCFEAIFGVIFGVISGLKKGKWYDTVILIVSLLLISVPTFVTGFAGQYFLGVQWSIIPVTAGSDPGFYDLLFPAMVLGSGSMAYIIRLSRSEISSNIAEDYVRTARAKGMSNGSVMLRHVLRNSLIPVVTYLGQDLGALMGGAMISEQIFNIHGVGFLTYQSILKGEGNLVVSIVTLLLLIFVICNLIVDLLYAALDPRIRYA